Below is a genomic region from Augochlora pura isolate Apur16 chromosome 2, APUR_v2.2.1, whole genome shotgun sequence.
GAAATTGAGAATCGAGTAATACTCGCGTTGATTTTTTGTCTTACATTTTTACTTAGTCATTGTTTCAATAAGATAGTAAATGCAACTAAAATATCGGCTCTGCCCTCTTATTGCAAATCCTTCGATTGTTTGACGGGTAGCGTGTTGATTGCCAATGCTTGCTCGCAAATAAGAATATTGATTGCATCATtgcagagacagagaaaaataaaagagagagagagagagagaaagagcaccAAGATAATTGGTCATATTCTACGAAAAATCGGAATTACGCAAAGACGAAACTTTACGTAGCTTCGGTCCGATAAATTCAATCTGCTGAATGTGATCTTTGCCCAATGACATATAGCGCGAAAGGATCGTTAAAGTACTATTTTACGCAATACCGAAATCATGATCACGTTATCAATTTCATTGACAGGATTCGAAATCAATGGGACTTACCTGACGCCGTATGTGCACCATATTGAACGATTAACGATCAACTACTGACTAATTATCGATATAATCAGAATGACAACTACGGAAGCAATTAGAGCAACGTTCGAAGGGTCCACAAAGCTCATTACGtgaaaatttctttgcaaATTTGAAGGATCCGACGAATAAGCCGCACGTGTGCTTGCaagaattttcgaataatCTTATTCAGGAGATAATTCTTGAAAGAAATCCttcgattatattaatttacagcaattatattaattgcttGTGTGTTGTTTACGCGGTCCTCTGGTATTGGTCACAGGTACTGTCGCACAGAGCGTTAATTGTTGGAACAGTAAACTTAATTATTCATGGATTAGTAGTTATTCAGGTAAAACACAATGTATCCAGCCCAGTGCGCACTCTCGAATAATGTCTTAGCATTAACCATcggtcaatattttatttattagatcgaAAGGGGCGTGAAGGAGAGGCAGAGAGGGGTAAAATGCCCCCACCTTTCGCTCGGAAATAGTTGAGTGGAGGGATTTGTCGATTTGACATGTGCTCTTAATTATACACAGTGTTCGGAATGATTGGAGCTTCGTATTAAACATGTTAATCAAATCGAATTGCTTGCGTTACTAACGTACCATCGTCGTTGTTTCCCTCGTGTACTCTTCCCGCTCATACGTCATTTTCTTAGGTCAAACGCCATCTTTACGGCTACGCTCGATTTATAAAGTTTCTTTGCTCGATAAGATCATTGACTAATTGAACTCTATTTtcagattaaaattatattttgtccCTCTGCGTTCGTTAAACGTAGAAACGGatgagtaaaattttatttattaagaagaTTCAATCATGAACGAAATTCAAAGTATGTATCCAGAGGTTTGAGACTAGTTACAATGCTTGCAAAATGTTGCGGAAATAATTCCACTAGAACACGGTTTATACTCGCAAGCTTCGACGGTAAGCACTGTTGAAcatttaacactaggtttacggagtaataaaagcagccgttttatatttgtttatgaaagtaacgatttattctaatcgttaatttaatcgataaataaataactataaataattatagtaaatataatcgataaataagcaataaatgtatctcttaaatctgaataatagtacgttaaccaatcagtgccctgtaattttgacggattccgtaaatctagtattaaattgaagaattCGTTGTACATCAACTATAAAACCATAGTAATCTGATTTCTTTCGGATCGAATGGGATCTCCTGTCTTGATTTGTTTGGACACGatctaaaaattttcgttaacaACGATAACGATAGGATACACATATTGTTACTAAATTTAACACAAACCTTTATTAACTAATTATctcattcattcattttctTCCAATCAAAATAAACTATGGGTTTTCTTATGTTAttgtaagtataatatatacctaactgaatgaaatttaaattaagttaaaatttgcataaaaatcgagatGATATCCAGTGAGAAAACTGCGCGGTCACCTTGTAGATGAACGGGAGACGAATCTTACGTTCGGCGAACGAtcgagaaagggaaagaaaaattgtggtGTGGAGCATAATGAGTCGAGGGGAGGCAGGGAGTTGAAAACATGTTGATAACGTCGGTTTCTTTACGCGATAAGAAAAGACAGCACGCGcgttattattaagaaaacgTCACGTTCCGTGATTCGTCAAACATCTCGCCGAACtatcgcataaatatttatcgcgtgtGCCAAATTAGAAATTGGTGGTATTAACTTGCTCCAGCTACAATGCGCAACGATTGGATGCGAATATCTTTCGACGTCCGAAAAGAGCAAGTCTTCTTTCTCATTGAAAACAAGACTAAGTGAAGTGACAGAAACTTCAGTTAGCGATAACAGAAATTGAAGTTTCCTTATAACTCGTTAACCGCGAGAAAACGATAACATGGAATTATGCAGCCGTGATATCATTATCTTCGATTGAAACATTTGTCTAACATTCACCGTGGACgaaaaattccatatttaCACCTAAAACGCTGAACTTATTCGGATCGATGGAAAGGAGCTTTTCTTGGTTTACTTTATTTGAGGCAACAGCTTCAGACAGTATCAATACGAAAAATCCCGGGCCAGTAATTACGATCAGCACTATTGTATTTATCGATGCTCGTTATCTCCGGTTGCGAAACTATTGGAAAACTACTATTAATGATTTCATCTCGTTTGCACAAATTGTTCGTATGTTCTGTACTGTGAGCAGAATCCATCCGGACACAGAAACCGCTATTTTTTTGTTCCGATGACTGGCTGAAAAATAATCAAGAGCAATTTATCGTAGATAGAATGTCCAGgttcttaaattatatacaacgAACGCTATTGTTTCCCAGAAACGGAACGAATTGGTAAAACCTTTCTCGACGATCAGAGGCGCTTACCGAATGGAATTGTTTTCCTGTGTCACAtcgaatttgatttatataaacatgtttTTCGTTGGTAGTAAAATTACGTACGGGAGTTAACGTATCGGGAGTGTGACATTGGGAACAGCCTGTACAAAATATTTGGCGCAATCGCCTGTAAACACAGAGTAGATTCAACAAATGTTTCGCAACTCGATGCGAATTCGAAATCGAGTGCAAGTTTTTCTAGATCGTTTTATATAAACAACCAATTTATAGAAGTACCACTGCTTTTCCGTTGCAGACTTTGGcttgaataattatcattagTATTAGAGTTATCGACCAATTAAGTATGTTAACAGTAAGTACgcgtttataattttcttgaaaaaaataCAGCGGAGcgattacattataaataattgtgctGTCGTGTGCCTTTCATGATGAATAAGTGCTGAATATAGATGCTTGTAAAAATTCTGCGCATCGATTCAACCGTATCAGAACATGTATACTAAACACATAGTATGTGGGGCTTCTAGTCCTCGTTGAATAAAATCGCGAAGATAGTGGTTAAAATGGGGATGCTCGGTTCGCGTAATCGTCCCAGTCGGAGCGGCTGGTTCTGACGAATTTATCGTGTGTTCCCTCGAAACGAGCATTCCGTCAACATTTTTTTGACCTTTCACTGAATCGGAACGGGATCGTCTGTCAACGTCGAATATAGGCGGTGCAAAACACAAAGGACTAAAGGAGATTACGACTAGACCCCGAGCGCTGGCTACTGAAACAGACTGTTGGATATAATGTTATCTTGACGTCATACCGAACAACTTTTGCTACTAGATTCCCGCAATCGTTGTCTGCCGCATCATACCACGATAATGAAACTATGACGAAAATAGATGTTTCCTGCGCGTACTCTTACCCTTTCGCTCGCCTCTTACAAAGTTAATTCTATCGCGAGATAATGTCAAGTATGTAAAATGTAGCCGAAAACTGTTATACATGGCTAATGACAAAAGAAAAACCCCATTTAATCGTATATGAATTCATTACAATGAACGATAATATAGAACGcatattctaattaaaaatatgctgATACCGAAGGAGACGAACAGCATCGATAAAGTAGATTCGATGAGAAGAGGATtattaacattgtaaaattcagcccaaaatacaataaacagGGATAAAACTCTCAAGATTGATCGAAATAGCTGCCAATGAAATTttgtcaatttaatattatttattcgatattggTTCTAATAGTTGTCCACCCTAATTTTGTTAACCATAGGAGCGAGTCGGACTTTTATTACGACTAAGAgtatatttcaagaatttgcAAACACAAATGTAACATATCGGTATACTGTTGATTATCGACTAAttcgaattgaaaaatcgaattgtatacattatttttatggcAGAACCCATCTAACCTTTTCAAATCTCCCGCGATCAATAATAAAACGGAGTGACGTCAGGTCGTGGGTAACACGCCTATGTTCGCGTTTAATGTCCTGTCGTGATAGACGATAGACGTACGAGCGAGTCATGTTGCGATAATAATAGTGATTTAAAAAGTGGCTGTGCTATCCCTTTATCATAATCGCCCTTCTCGCGAGAAAAGAGCTGTAAGATACCGCGAAAAGAGCGCAGGACTGCGCGGTAAAATGAGCCTCAGTATAACAAAGTTATTGTTCTCGAGAAAGAAGCAGACAAGCGCGCTTGATACGGTCGTCACCGAGATTGGTTTACCCACGAACGTTTCACACAAGTTTCACGTGAGCAAAAATGCTGAAACAGGGCAATTGGAGGGTCTGCCGGACTCCTGGATCAGGTTACTCAACACTCAGATCTCGAAATCGGAGCAGAATGAACATCCGACCGCCGCCCTGCAGGCCATCAAATTCTACAATTACTCGATCAAACGAAAACCGGAGGAGGAAGTGTTCAAACCCTTTGTCACCGAAGACCTTATCGAGGAAGAGTCCCAGGAAATAGACAAAATCTTAGCAAAGAAATGTCAAGCCAGAGACTCTGATGGCTCAACATCACATGGTTCTACAGACAGCCTTGAAGAAAAGCAGCCAAAGCTTCCACCCAAAGTAAACAAAGTACCAAAGTCTGCAACACCAGTATGTTTTGATAGAATTGAAAAGACTCTCACCGAGATCCTTGAGGATTTCAACACTTATCATATTGGAGATGAACAACTGCCAGAGAATACAGCTGATAAGACAGAGGAGAGTCCTATTCTCAGAAGGAAGACAGACTCTACAGAGGGAGTGAAGCTCAGCGACGAAGAGGTCTTCGCAGAGCTCAGATCCATCTGTCATAGTGGAGATCCAAATCTGCGCTTTGAAAGGACTAAGGAGGTAGGAGCTGGTGCTTCAGGTACTGTATTTATAGCAACGGATTTGAAGACAAATCAAAAAGTAGCAATCAAGGATATAGATTTGTCTAAGCAACCAAAGAAAGAACTTATATTGACAGAGATCAAGGTTTTGAAAGAGTTTCAGCATCCGAATCTGGTTAATTTCCTAGATGTATACCTAGTAAATGAACATCTTTGGGTTGTCATGGAATTATTGGATGGGGGACCACTGACAGATGTAGTCATGGAAACGGTAATGAAGGAAGCTCAGATTGCTGCAGTTTGCAGAGAAGTTTTGAAAGCAATTAGTTTTCTACACACAAGAGGAATCATCCACAGAGATATCAAATCTGATAATGTGCTCCTTGGGATGAACGGTGCTGTGAAAGTTACAGACTTCGGTTTTTGTGCTAATATTGATGGTGACGAGAAACGACATACTATGGTTGGCACTCCTTATTGGATGGCACCTGAGGTGGTGACCAGGAAACAGTATGGTAAAAAGGTGGATATTTGGTCCTTAGGTATTATGGCAATAGAGATGATAGAAGGTGAACCACCGTACATGAAAGAAACACCTCTGAGAGCACTGTATTTAATTGCTGCCATTGGTAGACCTACCATTCCCAGATGGGACACATTGAGTCCAATATTCCAGAACTTCCTAGAAAGGTGCCTGGCTGTTGAAGTTGACGAGAGAGCAACAGCGGACGAATTGTTGTCCCATCCATTCTTGGGGAACTGTGCGGAATTAACAACTCTCACGCCATTGATTCGAGCAGCACAGCAAATACTTCACAAAGCATTCTGCTAAATATCTTTCTTGCATAGAAGCAAGAAATGCTTGTGTTGCTTTTATTATGCATTTGTCCCAAATGCGTGCAACTTTGCACTGATACAATTTACAACGAAAAGTATTTCTTACATTAGACAAGGAATACAACTATACACAATATGAATGctaatatgtattatacaatacgtGCTCAGCATTAACATCTTAAGGAATTAACAGTAGGAGTaacatgaattttaataacataagttattatagaacaattcctatcatttatttctgcaTTTCACGTTTATTATAACGACGCAATAGATTCACTCTGTTGCTTGAGTCAATGAAGTTGTAATTAATGTAAGTTAGTAATGATTCGATGTGCAATATCTATCGTGTTTGTTCACGGTTTACCTCGATGTATTATCACTTCTTTTGTGGACTTATCCCATCAATTTTAGATCAAAATGGGAGACGTATAGATAATTTAGAATTCACTAGTAATTAAGATTGTATTTTCAGttgtattttgcatttattatataatgattttactgtaattactGTACTTAGTTTGTTCAAGAACTGAAAGTGCAAGGTAAACGCACGTGGCATCTATTCAGGGAtcctttaaaatttatttcctattCAATAGTTCTCAATACACTAAAAGAACTAAAAATGCCAATTTTACTATAGTACaaattaatctaatattactaaatgaaaatttcaattacatgtTTTGCAATTaagtatttgaattttattcgattatttatgaTTCTATGTATTAAAGGATGAATCGAGCCATATATTTCTAATCAAACAGTTGATACACATGAATTTGGTAATTTAGTATTAGTGTATAAACTGAATAGAAATAAGAGTGTATTTGTgaacttttttaaatctttttctcACATTGATAGTAAGAAGTTGAATTACACAGTTCAATTCTACagttatatgtattaataactAAGTATTGTAAATGGTTTTCAGTACCGCACATTAcagaatgcattttttaaatattttagaagacGCGCATAGTTTTGTAAGATTTTATCATATATCACAGTATACAATTTTggaaaacttttatatttgtatattaaaactTAATGCTGCTCAATTAAATGCCAAATTTTAAGGAAAGCtatacattgaaatatttatatacaaataacatTGTCTTCGTGATACCTTCCACAAAGAAGGTATCCttccaaaaaaattattgcattttcattatacaattttacatataaGGTCTGAGCagtaatacgaaataaaatcacaaCTGTGATAGAGGAAATTAAgtcttattatattaaagcaTTATATTCCACCAACtgtcattttcatattattaatttctgctttgataattattgtatgtataatttgaaCATAATCTTATTTGACATTAAGCTATTGGCCAATATTCgtttacaatgaaattttcagcttgtaatgtaatataattgtgaTCTATGCATTAACCCTTCGACAATGATGATGTATAATCGTTTATATACACAAAGTCACAATATTTGTGCCTTATCAGATCTATATCTATGATTGTATGGCAACTGCCTTACTGATACCTTTATTAGCGATAACAGAATACGGCGAATTTAACTATGATTCAACATGTAGTTGttggaagaaagaaaattatattttgtcgTATCAAAAAATGTACTAAGAAATCATCACACatcaatttaaacaaataaatactttatttacaagaaaaattagtaATCTTGTACATTTACTATTCCGATATATTTGTTCAGCCACACTGAAGCCTCTAATCTTGCATGGTAATCAtaataaggaaaattaattacatttttcaattctattcgtatctacataattttcttggaaaatATAAGAGTTGAAACTACTACAGTGCGGCAAccatttcattgaaataataattaattatgaattccCTACttacatgaaaataaattatctgtaTTGAACACATCTATAACTTTTCCAGTTTGTAATCAGtttacatttacaatttttaaagtatttttaatttgctttaaataataatcttgaCGACACAAAAGTCTCCGATATGTACCCTATATACATCAGTATGAaccaaataaaatcattttctaataGCTTTGTGGAAATGTAAACGGCACTAATCTGTATAAAAGAAtcaataatgatataaaatattttagttctatatatacacatattacattgtatttataCTTTTCAACACTGtcgataatttcatttatatttccgGTGCCTAATGTCCATAAACAATTCCACtaaaacatttatacaaatattacaaGTAAAAATATCGCCATTAGATTACTTGCTACCCTGAATTTCTTTATGGCAGTTTGTATATggttattttgaatatatgtGCATATATTGCTTCTTTGGAAAggatgaaatattacaaaatattttccataattatctgggttttacaaataaaagttTGCATGTGTTGTAAGATTTTAAGCTACGAATTTTATCTGATTTGTTCGCGTGGAAAAATGGcttttcttgtaaaatttcagacctaattattttaaacaaactttATATCAATAATGCTCAAATTACTCAGatcaatagtataataattaatatttaacgaacGTGACAATTTCCGTAGCCAAGCCATTTTTGCAAGAAACATTTCAGAATATGGATTTAATTAAAGGTCAATCCTGTGCGTACCTAAGCGCGCGTAATTTTCCGGCAACAAGGAAAGATGGATCGTCTAACATGGCTTTTAAAACTGCTAAGAAATCTGCAGCTTGCTCTTCGTCGATCGCTCGTCTGTCATAAGATAGGGTCACCGACATTTTTGTTGATTTTCGCAGTGTAGtatctgtaaaataatatattaacatttcttataattttatagtcaTCACTAAACTGCAgatgtttattgaaaaaatttagtGAAACATTTACCCAATTCGTCTCGACCACCGCCAACAGCGAGTATCGCTGTTTGTGGAGGATTTATTATGGCTGAAAACTGTTTGATACCGAACATACCCAAATtggaaattctgaaaaaacGATATTAATCGTGATGCATAATGATATGTCGACAAATCTATGTATTCGTTCGTTAACTTACGTAAATGTTCCTCCTTGAAATTCATCCGGCTTTAACTGACCAGTTCTAGCTTTCTCAGCTAACtccttaatattatttgaaatttccaaCAAACTTTTGGCCGTAGTGTCAAAAACAATTGGAGTGATAAGACCTGTATCTGTGGCAACTGCTACAGATACGTCGACTCGCGGCATACGTACGatctattaataaagtattataattacaacatttgtatataacatttaaatattttcttggaTTCGTTACAGATTTGACATTGACCTGTCCATTCTTGTATAACGTATTTATAGCCGGACATTCAACCAGCGCATGTGCAACCGCTTTCGTGACAAAGTCGTTTACCGACACTTTAATATTGTCAGCTTTTAATTCGTTACGAATTTCTATCAGTTTGTCCAATTTGATGTCGATGAAAGCATAAGAATGTGGAATAGTACTCTAAAAATGATGTTACATCAGTAATAAATGGAGTTTACAGACTCATTCTGTACACGTAAGACAGTGGAATCGTATGATTACCTTTGATTCTCCGAGCCTTTTTGCAATAACAGCACGTATATTCGAAACTGGTATGTCTTCGTAGGCAGATGCCTTTCCGGTAGGCACATGAGCACCCGCCTTCTTAGCTCCTTCAGCTTTTACAGGATCAgctattttagtaaataatgtatatgcatcaattatataatatatttgaaatgttgataaaaaaaattctcagTTCGTACCAGCTTTTGGAGcgacttttttcaaattacttGCTGCAATATATGCTAATACGTCGCTCTTTAGTAATCTATTTGGCCTTCCAGTTCCTTTAATGGAGCCTGAACTTAGTCCGTATTCTTCTAACAATCGCTTTACTGCTAAACCATAAACCCTGTAAATAAGATACAATGagtacaatgaaaatataattatttgaagttaTAAAGTGAAATGGATTCGCTTACTGTCCACTTGGTGGTGGTCTTTTATCACCTGCTGGTGCAGCCCCGGCAGCTGGTGCAGCCCCTGCAACTGGTGCAGCTTCTGCAGCTGGAGCAGTAGCAGCCGGTTTCGTAACTGATGGAATAACAACACTCTTCCAATCCATTCCTTTCTCAACTGTAATAGCTATCAATTGTCCCACATCGACTTGACTTCCTTCAGGAACctatcaaatgaaatttcaaaaatacattaaatctTGTAATTAAGATGCTGTAATCTacaatgtaattttcattgcCATCATACAAGAATTTTTGCAAACACGGCCTCATCCTCAAATTCGAATGTCATGACAGCTTTATCAGTTTGTATCTCAGCCAATGCGTCTCCAGGTTCTATTTCATCTCCTTCCTTTTTGAGCCACTTTACAATTGTACCTGAAGTCATTGTAGGTGACAAAGCTGGCATGCTAACATTGTTTCTGGAAATTTAATATCGGACAATGCCGTTTAAGTTCACAAATtcagtaaattttataaaaccgtTATTAAGCACAATTATGCATTACAATGTAACGTTAAACCTACTGGCCAGGAGGTGGTTCTACTGCTGCACTTGCAGCAGGAGCAGCAGCAGTAGGTGCAGATGGAACAGCTGAAGGAGTACTGGACACAGATGCTGGCATTTCCACAGACTTCCAATCTTCATCTGTTTCAACAGTAAGTGCAATCAATGTTCCTACTTTAATGTCCTTAGTTCC
It encodes:
- the Pak3 gene encoding p21 (RAC1) activated kinase 3 — translated: MSLSITKLLFSRKKQTSALDTVVTEIGLPTNVSHKFHVSKNAETGQLEGLPDSWIRLLNTQISKSEQNEHPTAALQAIKFYNYSIKRKPEEEVFKPFVTEDLIEEESQEIDKILAKKCQARDSDGSTSHGSTDSLEEKQPKLPPKVNKVPKSATPVCFDRIEKTLTEILEDFNTYHIGDEQLPENTADKTEESPILRRKTDSTEGVKLSDEEVFAELRSICHSGDPNLRFERTKEVGAGASGTVFIATDLKTNQKVAIKDIDLSKQPKKELILTEIKVLKEFQHPNLVNFLDVYLVNEHLWVVMELLDGGPLTDVVMETVMKEAQIAAVCREVLKAISFLHTRGIIHRDIKSDNVLLGMNGAVKVTDFGFCANIDGDEKRHTMVGTPYWMAPEVVTRKQYGKKVDIWSLGIMAIEMIEGEPPYMKETPLRALYLIAAIGRPTIPRWDTLSPIFQNFLERCLAVEVDERATADELLSHPFLGNCAELTTLTPLIRAAQQILHKAFC
- the LOC144473133 gene encoding dihydrolipoyllysine-residue acetyltransferase component of pyruvate dehydrogenase complex is translated as MAQMMISRITLLSIRNSNRTIARIPVPIKYQRSCFHTSWILDVKGKEVLMPSLSPTMESGTIVKWLKKEGDKIEAGDALADIQTDKAVMTMEVDDESVLAKIIVAEGTKDIKVGTLIALTVETDEDWKSVEMPASVSSTPSAVPSAPTAAAPAASAAVEPPPGQNNVSMPALSPTMTSGTIVKWLKKEGDEIEPGDALAEIQTDKAVMTFEFEDEAVFAKILVPEGSQVDVGQLIAITVEKGMDWKSVVIPSVTKPAATAPAAEAAPVAGAAPAAGAAPAGDKRPPPSGQVYGLAVKRLLEEYGLSSGSIKGTGRPNRLLKSDVLAYIAASNLKKVAPKAADPVKAEGAKKAGAHVPTGKASAYEDIPVSNIRAVIAKRLGESKSTIPHSYAFIDIKLDKLIEIRNELKADNIKVSVNDFVTKAVAHALVECPAINTLYKNGQIVRMPRVDVSVAVATDTGLITPIVFDTTAKSLLEISNNIKELAEKARTGQLKPDEFQGGTFTISNLGMFGIKQFSAIINPPQTAILAVGGGRDELDTTLRKSTKMSVTLSYDRRAIDEEQAADFLAVLKAMLDDPSFLVAGKLRALRYAQD